In Pleuronectes platessa chromosome 4, fPlePla1.1, whole genome shotgun sequence, the following proteins share a genomic window:
- the LOC128438018 gene encoding LHFPL tetraspan subfamily member 2a protein isoform X3, with product MCHVIVTCRSMLWTLLSIVVAFAELIAFMSPDWLLGFPRSDSGVSGAGVDPGEYRPSLGLYSRCLQVGARGVGVSCGPYAGTFGEVASGFWKAAMLFLAAGTLVLGIVACISIFSLCFQSILKKSIFNICGLLQAIAVLPQNLEGTFVQVLRGEGSEFTSWPRRRAFHYMFPNWGVSLHVSLNNKLPQACC from the exons ATGTGCCATGTCATTGTAACGTGCCGCTCCATGCTCTGGACACTGCTCAGCATTGTGGTGGCCTTTGCTGAGCTCATCGCCTTCATGagtcctgattggctgctgggaTTCCCCCGCTCGGACTCCGGAGTGAGTGGTGCGGGGGTGGATCCCGGGGAGTACCGGCCGTCGCTCGGCCTCTACAGCCGCTGCCTGCAGGTCGGGGcgcggggggtgggggtgagcTGTGGGCCGTACGCCGGGACGTTCGGGGAAGTGGCCAGTGGCTTCTGGAAGGCGGCCATGTTGTTTCTGGCCGCTGGGACGTTGGTGCTGGGCATCGTGGCCTGTATCTCCATCTTCAGCTTGTGTTTCCAGAGCATCCTGAAGAAGAGCATATTCAACATCTGTGGGCTGCTCCAGGCTATCGCAG ttTTGCCACAGAACCTCGAGGGAACTTTCGTGCAGGTTTTACGAGGTGAAGGATCTGAGTTTACAAGTTGGCCACGTCGACGGGCGTTCCATTACATGTTCCCTAATTGGGGCGTCTCTCTGCATGTTTCTCTCAACAATAAGCTCCCACAG gCCTGCTGCTGA
- the LOC128438018 gene encoding LHFPL tetraspan subfamily member 2a protein isoform X1: MCHVIVTCRSMLWTLLSIVVAFAELIAFMSPDWLLGFPRSDSGVSGAGVDPGEYRPSLGLYSRCLQVGARGVGVSCGPYAGTFGEVASGFWKAAMLFLAAGTLVLGIVACISIFSLCFQSILKKSIFNICGLLQAIAVLPQNLEGTFVQVLRGEGSEFTSWPRRRAFHYMFPNWGVSLHVSLNNKLPQVCWAGLGHLSLCYITVGAVHTGPQAPLITNQTLVA, translated from the exons ATGTGCCATGTCATTGTAACGTGCCGCTCCATGCTCTGGACACTGCTCAGCATTGTGGTGGCCTTTGCTGAGCTCATCGCCTTCATGagtcctgattggctgctgggaTTCCCCCGCTCGGACTCCGGAGTGAGTGGTGCGGGGGTGGATCCCGGGGAGTACCGGCCGTCGCTCGGCCTCTACAGCCGCTGCCTGCAGGTCGGGGcgcggggggtgggggtgagcTGTGGGCCGTACGCCGGGACGTTCGGGGAAGTGGCCAGTGGCTTCTGGAAGGCGGCCATGTTGTTTCTGGCCGCTGGGACGTTGGTGCTGGGCATCGTGGCCTGTATCTCCATCTTCAGCTTGTGTTTCCAGAGCATCCTGAAGAAGAGCATATTCAACATCTGTGGGCTGCTCCAGGCTATCGCAG ttTTGCCACAGAACCTCGAGGGAACTTTCGTGCAGGTTTTACGAGGTGAAGGATCTGAGTTTACAAGTTGGCCACGTCGACGGGCGTTCCATTACATGTTCCCTAATTGGGGCGTCTCTCTGCATGTTTCTCTCAACAATAAGCTCCCACAGGTGTGTTGGGCTGGACTGGGTCATCTGTCATTATGTTACATCACTGTAGGGGCCGTTCACACCGGGCCTCAAGCTCCTCTCATCACAAATCAAACGCTTGTTGCCTGA
- the LOC128438018 gene encoding LHFPL tetraspan subfamily member 2a protein isoform X2, whose protein sequence is MCHVIVTCRSMLWTLLSIVVAFAELIAFMSPDWLLGFPRSDSGVSGAGVDPGEYRPSLGLYSRCLQVGARGVGVSCGPYAGTFGEVASGFWKAAMLFLAAGTLVLGIVACISIFSLCFQSILKKSIFNICGLLQAIAGLLLMVGLMLYPAGWGSEKVIGYCGPEASPFRPSLCSLGWAFYAAIGGTLATFLCSVLSAQAEVATSSDKVQEEIEEGKSLICLL, encoded by the exons ATGTGCCATGTCATTGTAACGTGCCGCTCCATGCTCTGGACACTGCTCAGCATTGTGGTGGCCTTTGCTGAGCTCATCGCCTTCATGagtcctgattggctgctgggaTTCCCCCGCTCGGACTCCGGAGTGAGTGGTGCGGGGGTGGATCCCGGGGAGTACCGGCCGTCGCTCGGCCTCTACAGCCGCTGCCTGCAGGTCGGGGcgcggggggtgggggtgagcTGTGGGCCGTACGCCGGGACGTTCGGGGAAGTGGCCAGTGGCTTCTGGAAGGCGGCCATGTTGTTTCTGGCCGCTGGGACGTTGGTGCTGGGCATCGTGGCCTGTATCTCCATCTTCAGCTTGTGTTTCCAGAGCATCCTGAAGAAGAGCATATTCAACATCTGTGGGCTGCTCCAGGCTATCGCAG gCCTGCTGCTGATGGTGGGCCTCATGCTGTACCCTGCCGGCTGGGGTTcagagaaggtcatcggctacTGTGGCCCCGAGGCCTCGCCCTTCAGGCCGTCCCTGTGCTCGCTCGGCTGGGCGTTCTACGCGGCGATAGGAGGAACGCTGGCGACCTTCCTGTGCTCTGTTCTGTCGGCGCAGGCTGAGGTCGCCACCTCCAGCGATAAGGTCCAGGAGGAGATCGAGGAGGGGAAGAGTCTGATATGCCTGCTCTGA